From the genome of Lacibacter sp. H407, one region includes:
- a CDS encoding 2-oxoglutarate dehydrogenase E1 component — protein MKDFQYITGSHPQYIESLYTDFTKDPNSVDPEMKKFFEGFDFAVSSGAATNGAAAATNGAAVATSVDWMKEIMAYRMILGYRNKGHLLATTNPIRKRKDRGANIELAFYGFSEADLDKEFYAGQLIGLGKTTLRNIRQHMAKCYASNVGVEFKYISDQTKVDFLTNAFEKEFHQPLPLNKRKRILEKLNQGVMFEKFLHTKYIGQKRFSLEGGETTIAALDAIINTAANHDVHEVVIGMAHRGRLNVLANIMGKTYEQIFSEFEGTAKMDQTMGSGDVKYHMGYGSEVETLDNKTVHLKLMPNPSHLEAVDPVVVGFSRAKADIMYKSDFDKILPILIHGDASVAGQGVVYEVLQMSELDGYYTGGTIHFVINNQIGFTTDFDDARSSDYCTSLAAMVQAPVLHVNGDDAEAVVKCVEIATRYRQEFNSDVFIDMVCYRKHGHNEGDDPKFTQPHLYALIDKHPNPREVYTNYLLENGEADAKELAKEMEKKFWSDLQERLDDVKQNPLPYHYQAPELAWKSLHRATAEDFLQSPVTAISQENFDKIFSSIMQWPADFKPLKKVEKIIQDKIKLYNDEQKIDWATGELMAYASLLLDGSDVRMSGQDVKRGTFSHRHAVLRDEVTDKSHNRLAHIEGAAGHFRIYNSLLSEYGVLGFEYGYALANPNALVLWEAQFGDFCNGAQTMIDQFIAAGEQKWNRMNGVTMLLPHGYEGQGPEHSSARMERFLQMCAELNMVITNITTSANFFHALRRQLAWSFRKPLINFAPKANLRHAGTYSLKDEFVNGGFKEVIDDPTNPDSAQVKKVFFCSGKMYFDLAERKAKDNRADVAIVRLEQIYPLPTQQLIALYNKYSKATWFWVQEEPLNMGAASFLQMNLKDINYGVISRSASASTATGYNKVHQQEQAEIVDTAFGI, from the coding sequence ATGAAAGATTTTCAATACATCACCGGTTCGCATCCACAATACATCGAAAGTTTATATACCGATTTCACAAAAGATCCCAACAGTGTTGATCCGGAAATGAAGAAATTCTTTGAAGGATTTGATTTTGCTGTATCGAGTGGTGCGGCTACAAACGGAGCTGCTGCTGCAACAAATGGTGCAGCCGTTGCAACATCTGTTGACTGGATGAAAGAGATCATGGCTTATCGAATGATCCTTGGCTATCGCAACAAAGGTCATCTGTTGGCCACAACAAATCCCATCCGTAAACGCAAAGATCGTGGTGCAAATATTGAACTGGCATTTTATGGTTTCAGCGAAGCTGATCTGGATAAAGAATTTTATGCCGGTCAATTGATCGGTTTGGGAAAAACAACACTGCGCAATATTCGGCAACACATGGCGAAATGCTATGCATCAAATGTGGGTGTTGAATTCAAATATATCAGCGATCAAACGAAAGTTGATTTTCTTACGAATGCATTTGAAAAAGAATTTCATCAACCCTTGCCGTTGAATAAACGCAAACGCATTCTGGAAAAATTAAACCAGGGTGTGATGTTTGAAAAATTCCTTCACACCAAATACATTGGTCAAAAACGGTTTTCACTGGAAGGTGGCGAAACTACCATTGCTGCATTGGATGCAATTATCAATACGGCGGCCAATCATGATGTGCATGAAGTGGTGATTGGTATGGCACATCGTGGACGTTTGAATGTGTTGGCCAATATCATGGGCAAAACATACGAGCAGATCTTCAGCGAATTTGAAGGCACTGCAAAAATGGATCAAACCATGGGTAGTGGCGATGTGAAATATCATATGGGTTATGGCAGTGAAGTGGAAACACTTGATAATAAAACAGTGCATCTCAAATTGATGCCCAACCCTTCGCACTTAGAAGCGGTTGATCCGGTAGTGGTTGGCTTCAGTCGTGCAAAGGCCGATATCATGTACAAGAGCGATTTCGATAAAATACTTCCTATACTTATTCATGGTGATGCTTCTGTTGCAGGACAAGGGGTGGTATATGAAGTATTGCAGATGAGTGAACTTGATGGTTATTATACAGGTGGTACCATCCATTTTGTGATCAATAATCAAATTGGTTTTACAACTGATTTTGATGATGCAAGAAGTTCTGATTACTGTACATCCTTAGCAGCGATGGTGCAGGCTCCTGTGTTGCATGTAAATGGTGATGATGCAGAAGCAGTGGTGAAATGTGTGGAGATCGCCACCCGTTACCGTCAGGAATTTAACAGCGATGTATTTATTGATATGGTGTGTTATCGTAAACACGGACATAACGAAGGTGATGATCCGAAGTTTACACAACCGCATTTGTATGCGTTGATCGATAAGCATCCAAATCCACGTGAAGTGTACACCAACTATTTGTTGGAAAATGGTGAAGCCGATGCAAAAGAGTTGGCAAAAGAAATGGAGAAAAAATTCTGGAGCGATCTGCAGGAACGTTTGGATGATGTAAAACAAAATCCGCTTCCTTATCATTACCAGGCACCTGAGCTTGCATGGAAAAGTTTACATCGTGCAACAGCAGAAGATTTTTTACAATCACCTGTAACTGCAATCAGCCAGGAGAATTTTGATAAGATCTTTTCATCGATCATGCAATGGCCGGCCGATTTTAAACCATTGAAGAAAGTAGAAAAAATTATTCAGGATAAAATTAAACTGTACAACGACGAACAAAAGATCGATTGGGCAACCGGTGAGTTGATGGCATATGCCAGTTTATTGTTAGATGGGAGCGATGTACGTATGAGCGGACAGGATGTGAAGCGTGGTACGTTTTCGCATCGTCATGCAGTGTTGCGTGATGAGGTGACCGATAAATCGCATAATCGTTTGGCGCATATTGAGGGAGCTGCCGGACATTTCCGTATTTACAATTCTTTGTTGAGTGAGTATGGTGTGCTTGGTTTTGAATATGGTTATGCATTGGCCAATCCAAACGCATTGGTGTTGTGGGAAGCGCAGTTTGGTGATTTCTGTAATGGTGCACAAACCATGATCGATCAGTTTATTGCAGCAGGTGAGCAAAAGTGGAATCGTATGAATGGTGTTACCATGTTGTTGCCGCACGGCTACGAAGGTCAAGGCCCTGAACATAGCAGTGCAAGGATGGAACGCTTTCTGCAAATGTGTGCAGAGTTAAATATGGTGATTACAAACATTACCACATCTGCAAATTTCTTCCATGCATTGCGCAGGCAGTTGGCATGGAGTTTCCGTAAACCGTTGATCAATTTTGCACCGAAGGCAAATCTTCGTCATGCCGGTACTTATTCGTTGAAAGATGAATTTGTGAATGGTGGATTTAAAGAAGTGATCGATGATCCAACTAATCCGGATTCAGCCCAGGTGAAGAAAGTATTTTTCTGCAGTGGTAAAATGTATTTTGATCTGGCCGAACGCAAAGCAAAAGATAATCGTGCCGATGTTGCCATCGTTCGTTTGGAACAGATCTATCCATTGCCAACACAACAGTTAATTGCGTTGTATAATAAATACAGCAAAGCCACCTGGTTCTGGGTACAGGAAGAGCCGCTCAACATGGGTGCTGCTTCCTTCCTGCAAATGAATTTGAAGGACATTAATTACGGTGTTATCAGTCGTTCAGCTTCTGCTTCCACTGCTACCGGTTACAATAAAGTACACCAGCAGGAGCAGGCGGAGATCGTGGATACGGCTTTTGGAATTTAA
- a CDS encoding transglutaminase-like domain-containing protein, with amino-acid sequence MKLLQLILYVFAGSMVVAQGKKINPVDVAAQYPDAMAVWLERKTDIELTWKNGEIKVAQQEHEDMLFTKDESGNIAGKNSVYFSYFYQLKNWDAYTLLPDGKKIKVTNSTTQSSSSSFIFYDDSKQVEFLYPSATKGARGITNVSYELTDPHLLSPFYFENYFPVASGILTITYPQELELNYLIKGNKDIVQVKKENRKGKTTLTFETNQVPGVNYYGDAPPSSYFLTHVIFYIEKAKNSNGIMEPYLGTTKDLARHYYSHIKDLELAPGTEVKEVTDSLIHGITDPVAKAKAIYKWVQQSVRYIAFEEGMGGFIPRNPELVCTRRYGDCKDKSALLVSMLRYAGLNAHFTWIGSRRLPYKYSEVPLPVTDDHMICALEMNGKYTFMDATDSYIPFEIPASHIQGKEAFIVKGPDEFKIVNVPVAEPGYSVVNDSTFLRIEDKMLKGKIRIHTTGYETNELLHYLEARTGKAREEFLQSYCNRGNNKIVVRNVDVSVDTVQHTALISADFDLPDYAKFLGNEVYLNMNLSKPYTGLEIDYPRRKIPIEYDFKSSMRHVVVLDLSNGYKVSSVPSVKGFRNDTWGVDVKTKQEGGKLYYDREFVNGHLYLYPSAFEQWNKVLENLFPTYKQSVVLSK; translated from the coding sequence ATGAAATTATTGCAGTTGATCTTATATGTGTTTGCCGGCAGTATGGTTGTTGCACAAGGAAAAAAAATAAACCCTGTTGATGTTGCAGCTCAGTACCCCGATGCGATGGCGGTTTGGCTTGAACGCAAAACAGATATTGAACTTACCTGGAAAAATGGTGAAATAAAAGTGGCTCAACAGGAGCATGAAGACATGTTGTTCACCAAAGATGAATCGGGAAATATAGCAGGCAAGAACAGCGTGTACTTCAGCTATTTTTACCAATTAAAAAACTGGGATGCTTATACGTTGTTACCGGATGGAAAGAAAATAAAAGTGACCAACTCCACAACGCAAAGCAGCAGCAGCAGTTTTATATTTTACGACGATTCAAAACAGGTGGAGTTTTTATATCCGTCTGCAACGAAGGGAGCAAGAGGTATTACCAATGTTTCCTATGAGTTAACTGATCCGCATCTTTTATCACCCTTTTACTTTGAAAATTATTTTCCGGTTGCTTCGGGCATATTAACGATCACCTATCCGCAGGAATTGGAGTTGAATTATCTCATCAAAGGAAATAAAGATATTGTTCAGGTAAAGAAAGAGAACAGGAAGGGAAAAACAACACTTACGTTTGAAACAAACCAGGTGCCAGGTGTTAATTATTATGGTGATGCTCCTCCTTCATCTTACTTTCTTACACATGTTATCTTCTACATTGAAAAAGCAAAGAACAGTAATGGGATAATGGAGCCATATCTTGGCACTACAAAAGATCTGGCCCGTCATTATTATTCGCATATCAAAGACCTTGAACTTGCACCCGGCACTGAAGTAAAGGAAGTAACTGATTCACTCATTCATGGAATAACAGATCCTGTGGCAAAAGCAAAAGCGATCTATAAGTGGGTACAACAAAGTGTACGTTACATCGCTTTTGAAGAAGGTATGGGAGGTTTTATACCACGTAATCCTGAATTGGTTTGTACAAGGCGCTATGGCGATTGCAAAGATAAATCGGCATTGCTGGTTTCCATGCTACGCTACGCAGGACTCAACGCACATTTTACATGGATCGGTTCACGCAGGTTGCCGTATAAATATTCTGAAGTGCCATTGCCGGTTACAGACGATCATATGATCTGCGCATTGGAAATGAATGGCAAGTATACATTTATGGATGCAACAGATTCCTATATACCATTTGAAATTCCTGCATCGCATATACAGGGAAAAGAAGCCTTCATTGTAAAAGGGCCTGATGAATTCAAAATTGTGAATGTACCTGTTGCTGAACCCGGCTATTCAGTAGTGAACGACAGTACCTTTCTTCGGATCGAAGATAAAATGTTGAAAGGGAAGATACGTATCCATACGACCGGGTACGAGACCAATGAACTGTTGCATTACCTGGAAGCACGTACAGGAAAAGCAAGGGAAGAATTTTTACAATCATATTGTAACCGTGGCAATAATAAAATAGTTGTGCGGAATGTAGATGTGTCGGTTGATACCGTACAACATACAGCGTTGATATCTGCTGATTTTGATTTGCCCGATTATGCAAAGTTTTTAGGTAACGAAGTGTATCTGAATATGAATTTAAGCAAACCATATACCGGCCTTGAAATTGATTATCCACGTAGAAAAATTCCGATCGAGTATGATTTCAAATCATCTATGCGGCATGTAGTGGTGCTGGATCTTTCAAATGGTTACAAAGTGAGTTCTGTGCCATCTGTAAAAGGTTTTCGAAACGATACATGGGGTGTTGATGTGAAAACAAAACAGGAAGGTGGCAAATTATACTATGACCGTGAATTTGTGAACGGGCACCTGTATTTATATCCATCCGCTTTTGAACAATGGAACAAAGTGCTTGAAAATCTCTTTCCCACATACAAACAATCGGTGGTGTTATCAAAATAA
- the odhB gene encoding 2-oxoglutarate dehydrogenase complex dihydrolipoyllysine-residue succinyltransferase — protein MIDIKVPTVGESISEVSLLKWTKPDGAWVERDEVIAELESEKATFEINAEQAGILKHGAQEGDTLTIGDVVCQIDETAPKPEGAAIAEAPKAEAPKKEEAKSTAPVTAIANDIKATPVAAAIIADKKVDPQTIKASGTGGKILKDDVLQAISNPGKQAFKGAELFSRNVRKEKMSNLRKTISRRLVESKNTTAMLTTFNEVDMGRIMEIRTKYKDKFKELHGVNLGFMSFFGKACAIALSEWPAVNASIDAEEIIYHDYADISIAVSTPRGLTVPVMRNVESMSMADVEKKVVELAGKARDNKLTMEELTGGTFTITNGGVFGSLMSTPIINLPQSAILGMHKIQERPMAVNGQVVVRPMMYLALSYDHRIIDGRESVSFLVRVKELLENPELLLFGKDPVKTLLEV, from the coding sequence ATGATTGATATAAAAGTTCCTACTGTAGGTGAATCGATAAGTGAAGTGTCGTTACTCAAATGGACCAAGCCCGATGGTGCATGGGTTGAACGTGATGAAGTGATCGCTGAGCTGGAAAGTGAAAAGGCAACGTTTGAAATTAATGCTGAGCAGGCGGGTATTCTCAAACACGGTGCACAGGAAGGCGATACATTAACGATAGGTGATGTTGTTTGTCAGATCGATGAAACAGCACCTAAGCCTGAAGGAGCAGCTATTGCAGAAGCGCCGAAAGCAGAAGCACCAAAAAAAGAAGAAGCAAAATCAACTGCGCCTGTTACAGCAATTGCAAACGATATTAAAGCAACACCTGTTGCAGCAGCAATCATTGCTGATAAGAAAGTTGATCCGCAAACGATCAAAGCATCCGGTACTGGTGGAAAGATTTTAAAGGATGATGTGTTGCAGGCGATTTCGAATCCCGGCAAGCAGGCATTTAAAGGTGCAGAATTGTTTAGCCGTAATGTGCGGAAAGAAAAAATGAGCAACCTGCGTAAAACCATCAGCCGTCGTTTGGTGGAAAGCAAGAATACCACTGCCATGCTCACCACATTTAATGAAGTGGATATGGGCCGCATCATGGAGATCCGCACGAAATACAAAGACAAATTCAAAGAACTTCATGGCGTGAATCTTGGGTTCATGAGTTTCTTTGGTAAAGCATGTGCTATTGCATTGAGCGAATGGCCGGCAGTGAATGCATCGATTGATGCAGAAGAAATTATTTATCATGATTATGCAGATATTTCGATCGCTGTTTCTACACCACGTGGTTTAACCGTGCCTGTTATGCGGAATGTTGAAAGTATGAGCATGGCCGATGTAGAAAAGAAAGTGGTTGAACTTGCAGGTAAAGCAAGAGATAATAAATTGACGATGGAAGAACTCACCGGCGGAACATTCACAATCACTAATGGTGGTGTGTTTGGAAGTTTGATGAGTACACCGATTATTAATTTACCGCAAAGTGCTATCTTAGGAATGCACAAAATTCAGGAGCGACCAATGGCAGTGAACGGACAAGTAGTGGTTCGTCCAATGATGTACCTGGCATTAAGTTATGATCATCGTATTATAGATGGAAGAGAGAGTGTGAGCTTTTTAGTTCGTGTAAAGGAATTGCTGGAAAATCCTGAACTGTTATTGTTTGGGAAAGATCCGGTGAAGACTTTGTTAGAAGTATAA
- a CDS encoding DUF3857 domain-containing protein — MKTIFFLAAVFVLSISAVAQQAKYTGFSLVEKPVLHTLGAEYEKESAVYIKDARKLEVIPIKDGVGFYTTYHKIIRVNDEKGIENFNKIYIPVSSYMELVELKARAITPGNKIIEVQKDAIKDYTEENNDYKIFAIDGLSRGSEIEYTYTILRNPFFFGKEIFQSKFPVQEGLMEIITPAGIKFEAKALNGKGEPEEEVNEEKNIRTIRYRSNNIPAYTDEKYAMVRTGLQQLQYKLSYTQNKGMNVRMFTWNELAKDVYMVYNDFTKKEKEVADDLLKKADIKNAVTDEEKIRKIENYVKNTIKTGEDVDGDDFEDFGKIQRNKIASTKAMSRLVCAMLQKVNVKYEVVVAGDREQYLIERNFEYWNHAQNLLVYFPSTKQFIAPASYLYRYPFFPPVWGGTLGLYCVPVEVGELKSALAEVKGIPLQAANRSRHDLESELSFNAATDTVFVKTRHIHSGYSAPLYKAQFIFLSADDQRSFLKEMAKNSAKTETIISHELQNKELEVTDADKPFLVDLKLASVDLIERAGDKILLNIGDCIGPQVEMYNERERQFDIEIDYPHLLDRKIVLLIPEGYKVKNPDDLKFNLSFESNGKTTMAFISSYKIEGNRLEVTITEQYNQIRWPKADYANFTKIINASADFNKVVLVLEKAN, encoded by the coding sequence ATGAAAACAATTTTTTTTCTGGCTGCGGTTTTTGTTTTGTCAATATCAGCCGTTGCACAACAGGCTAAGTATACCGGGTTCAGTCTTGTTGAAAAACCGGTGCTGCACACACTGGGGGCTGAATACGAAAAAGAAAGTGCCGTGTACATTAAAGATGCACGAAAACTCGAAGTGATTCCGATAAAAGACGGGGTAGGGTTTTATACAACCTATCACAAGATCATTCGTGTGAATGATGAAAAAGGAATTGAAAATTTCAATAAGATCTATATCCCGGTAAGCAGTTACATGGAACTGGTTGAATTGAAGGCAAGGGCCATTACACCCGGCAATAAAATTATCGAAGTGCAGAAAGATGCGATCAAAGATTACACGGAAGAAAATAACGATTACAAAATATTTGCGATTGACGGGTTAAGCAGAGGAAGTGAAATTGAATATACCTACACCATTTTACGAAACCCGTTCTTTTTTGGAAAGGAAATTTTTCAATCGAAATTTCCGGTTCAGGAGGGTCTTATGGAAATTATTACACCAGCCGGTATCAAGTTCGAAGCAAAAGCGTTGAACGGTAAAGGAGAACCGGAAGAAGAAGTGAATGAAGAAAAGAATATCCGTACTATCCGTTACCGGTCAAATAATATACCGGCTTATACTGATGAGAAATATGCGATGGTGCGTACAGGGTTGCAACAACTGCAATACAAACTTTCGTATACACAAAACAAAGGAATGAATGTGCGGATGTTTACCTGGAACGAGTTGGCAAAGGATGTTTACATGGTGTACAACGATTTTACCAAAAAAGAAAAGGAAGTTGCAGATGACTTGTTAAAGAAAGCAGATATTAAAAATGCGGTAACAGACGAAGAGAAGATCCGGAAAATTGAGAACTATGTAAAGAATACCATTAAAACAGGCGAGGATGTAGATGGAGATGATTTTGAAGATTTCGGTAAAATTCAACGTAATAAAATTGCCAGTACCAAAGCCATGAGCCGTTTGGTTTGTGCCATGCTACAAAAAGTAAATGTGAAGTATGAAGTAGTGGTGGCAGGCGACAGAGAGCAATACCTCATTGAACGTAACTTTGAATACTGGAACCACGCACAGAACCTGTTGGTTTATTTTCCTTCAACCAAACAATTCATTGCGCCTGCCTCATATCTCTATCGCTATCCGTTTTTTCCTCCAGTGTGGGGTGGCACATTGGGCTTGTATTGTGTACCGGTTGAAGTAGGTGAATTAAAATCAGCACTTGCAGAAGTAAAGGGAATTCCTTTGCAAGCCGCTAACCGAAGCCGTCATGATCTGGAATCAGAGCTTTCATTTAACGCTGCAACTGATACCGTGTTTGTAAAAACCCGGCATATCCATTCCGGTTATAGTGCACCATTATACAAAGCCCAGTTTATTTTTCTGTCGGCCGATGATCAGCGAAGTTTTTTAAAAGAAATGGCGAAAAATTCAGCGAAAACAGAAACCATTATCAGTCATGAATTGCAGAACAAAGAACTGGAAGTAACAGATGCTGATAAACCATTCCTTGTTGATCTGAAGCTTGCATCGGTCGACCTCATTGAACGGGCAGGCGATAAAATATTACTGAACATTGGCGATTGCATTGGCCCGCAGGTAGAAATGTACAATGAGCGTGAACGCCAGTTTGATATTGAGATCGATTATCCGCATTTGCTGGATCGTAAAATTGTGCTGTTGATTCCGGAAGGATACAAAGTGAAAAATCCAGATGATCTGAAATTCAATCTTTCATTTGAGTCAAATGGCAAAACAACAATGGCTTTTATCAGCTCTTATAAAATTGAAGGGAACAGGTTGGAAGTAACGATCACAGAACAATACAATCAGATTCGTTGGCCAAAAGCGGACTATGCGAATTTTACCAAGATCATTAATGCATCTGCCGACTTTAATAAAGTTGTGTTGGTACTCGAAAAGGCAAACTGA
- the rpsT gene encoding 30S ribosomal protein S20, which yields MANHKATKKDVRQSATRRDRNRYYGKTTRNAIRDLQAIKTGKEAGEGLPSVASMIDKLAKRGVIHKNKAANLKSKLTKKVNALA from the coding sequence ATGGCAAATCATAAAGCTACCAAAAAAGATGTTCGTCAGAGTGCAACCCGCAGGGATCGCAACCGCTATTACGGAAAAACAACCCGTAATGCTATCCGTGATCTGCAGGCGATCAAAACAGGAAAAGAAGCCGGTGAAGGTTTACCGTCTGTTGCTTCCATGATCGACAAACTGGCAAAGCGTGGCGTGATTCACAAAAACAAAGCTGCTAACTTAAAGAGCAAGCTGACGAAGAAAGTGAACGCATTAGCATAA
- a CDS encoding glycoside hydrolase family 3 N-terminal domain-containing protein — protein MMKTFLLLFGFFMSNSTTENQPLSTTPTTTVSKKTVPPDVDSLDIKIGQLIIFGFYGTAINENDAVYKAVKNGKVGSILLYGRNLPTQNTAANLTKMIAGFQQAAPIPLFISIDQEGGKVNRLRPELGFSNMPSAEWLGKQNNTDTTKKYADTIGSTLQRLGINLNYAPVLDVLNPKCPVLGARERCFSADPAQIAFHAGITINSHHTYGVKTVVKHFPGHGNALADSHLGVADVTKTWQPNELLPYQTLIESGQVDAVMTAHIVNGQLDASLLPATLSKKIMTGILREKLGFQGVIFSDDMQMKAISEQYSLEESIFKAMEAGVDVLMFSNNIPGVKAYEPENIHSIIRKLVESGKITEQQIDASFRRVMVLKMKQFGS, from the coding sequence ATGATGAAAACTTTTCTTTTACTCTTTGGCTTTTTCATGTCGAATTCAACAACGGAAAACCAACCCCTTTCAACAACTCCAACAACAACCGTTAGTAAAAAAACAGTGCCACCTGATGTTGACAGTTTGGATATCAAGATCGGTCAATTGATCATCTTTGGTTTTTACGGAACAGCCATCAACGAAAACGATGCTGTATACAAAGCAGTGAAAAACGGAAAAGTGGGCAGCATTTTATTATACGGCCGCAACCTGCCAACACAAAACACGGCTGCGAATCTTACAAAAATGATTGCCGGGTTTCAGCAGGCAGCACCCATTCCTTTGTTCATCAGTATCGATCAGGAAGGAGGAAAAGTAAATCGCTTGCGTCCCGAACTAGGTTTTTCAAACATGCCATCTGCCGAATGGCTGGGCAAACAAAATAATACCGACACCACAAAGAAATATGCCGATACCATTGGATCAACACTGCAACGGTTGGGTATTAATCTCAACTATGCGCCGGTGCTGGATGTGCTTAATCCAAAATGTCCGGTGTTAGGCGCAAGAGAACGTTGCTTTTCAGCCGACCCTGCGCAAATCGCTTTTCATGCCGGTATCACCATCAACAGTCATCATACCTACGGTGTAAAAACAGTGGTGAAACATTTTCCCGGTCATGGTAATGCATTGGCCGATTCGCATTTGGGTGTGGCCGATGTTACCAAAACATGGCAGCCAAATGAACTGCTTCCGTATCAAACACTCATTGAAAGCGGACAGGTGGATGCGGTGATGACGGCGCATATTGTAAACGGACAGTTGGATGCATCGCTGTTACCGGCTACCCTTTCCAAAAAAATCATGACCGGCATTTTGAGAGAAAAGCTCGGTTTTCAAGGCGTCATTTTCAGTGATGATATGCAGATGAAGGCGATCAGCGAACAATACAGCCTGGAGGAATCGATCTTCAAAGCCATGGAAGCCGGGGTGGATGTACTCATGTTTAGCAATAATATTCCGGGTGTAAAGGCCTATGAACCGGAGAATATCCACAGCATTATCCGCAAGTTGGTTGAATCAGGCAAGATCACCGAGCAGCAGATCGACGCATCGTTCAGGCGGGTAATGGTGTTGAAAATGAAACAGTTCGGCTCATAA